A single region of the Streptomyces vilmorinianum genome encodes:
- a CDS encoding ArsR/SmtB family transcription factor gives MPEREVSPTASVVHQRTPGSRELSAAAAVFALLADPTRLHLVWLLSRGESDVTALAEACGAARPAVSQHLAKLRLGGLVQHRKDGRRVVYTLPDGHMRRLVVEAISHADHQVTGEPWHD, from the coding sequence ATGCCAGAACGCGAGGTATCCCCGACGGCGAGCGTGGTGCATCAGCGCACCCCCGGCTCGCGCGAGCTCTCCGCCGCGGCCGCGGTGTTCGCGCTCCTGGCGGACCCCACCCGGCTGCACCTGGTGTGGCTCCTGTCGCGCGGGGAGTCCGACGTCACCGCCCTCGCGGAGGCCTGCGGCGCGGCCCGGCCCGCGGTCAGCCAGCACCTGGCCAAGCTGCGGCTCGGCGGCCTCGTCCAGCACCGCAAGGACGGGCGGCGGGTCGTGTACACGCTCCCGGACGGACACATGCGGCGCCTCGTCGTCGAGGCGATCAGCCACGCCGACCACCAGGTGACCGGCGAGCCCTGGCACGACTGA
- a CDS encoding MFS transporter, giving the protein MLSVLRHRTYRRLFTAQVVALAGTGLATVALSLRAYDLAGADASAVLGTALAIKMIAYVGVAPLISALADRIPRRALLVAMDLTRATAALALPFVSQVWQIYALILLLQAASAAFTPTFQATIPDVLPDERDYTRALSLSRLAYDLENLFSPALAAALLTLVPAGLLFTGTAAGFLASAALVASVLLPAPEPAERTGGPYAKAAFGTRLLLATPRLRALLALDLVVAAGGAMVLVTTVVLVREVLGRPVGDVTLALGAYGAGSMAVALLLPRILDRIGDRALMLPAALVTAGVLALLPAGLAAGPGPWTWPALLAAWLLLGAAGSAILTPGGRLLRRSAGSADLPALFAARFSLAHGCWLLTYPLAGWTAARAGLAVAAGALSVVALLGAVAAVRLWPRSDPDELEHLHPELAPDHPHPGGVRRTRAGSATPGTAPRRVAEKPQ; this is encoded by the coding sequence ATGCTGTCCGTGCTGCGCCACCGCACCTACCGCCGCCTGTTCACCGCCCAGGTCGTCGCCCTGGCCGGCACCGGACTCGCCACCGTCGCGCTGAGCCTGCGCGCGTACGACCTCGCGGGCGCCGACGCCTCCGCCGTCCTGGGGACCGCGCTCGCGATCAAGATGATCGCGTACGTCGGTGTCGCCCCGCTCATCAGCGCCCTCGCCGACCGGATACCCCGGCGCGCCCTGCTCGTCGCCATGGACCTCACCCGCGCGACGGCCGCCCTGGCCCTCCCCTTCGTCAGCCAGGTATGGCAGATCTACGCCCTGATCCTGCTGCTCCAGGCCGCCTCCGCCGCCTTCACCCCGACCTTCCAGGCCACGATCCCCGACGTCCTGCCCGACGAGCGCGACTACACCCGCGCCCTGTCGCTCTCCCGCCTCGCCTACGACCTGGAGAACCTCTTCAGCCCGGCCCTGGCCGCCGCCCTGCTCACCCTCGTCCCGGCCGGCCTGCTCTTCACCGGCACCGCCGCCGGGTTCCTCGCCTCCGCCGCCCTCGTCGCCTCCGTCCTGCTTCCGGCACCCGAACCGGCCGAGCGGACCGGCGGACCCTACGCCAAGGCAGCCTTCGGCACCCGCCTCCTCCTCGCCACCCCGCGCCTGCGCGCCCTCCTCGCCCTCGACCTGGTCGTCGCCGCGGGCGGCGCCATGGTCCTCGTCACCACCGTCGTCCTCGTGCGGGAGGTCCTCGGTCGCCCGGTCGGCGACGTCACCCTCGCCCTCGGCGCGTACGGAGCGGGCTCCATGGCCGTGGCACTGCTGCTCCCGCGGATCCTGGACCGGATCGGCGACCGCGCCCTGATGCTCCCCGCCGCCCTCGTGACGGCGGGCGTCCTCGCGCTCCTCCCCGCAGGCCTGGCGGCGGGCCCGGGCCCTTGGACCTGGCCCGCCCTCCTCGCCGCCTGGCTCCTGCTGGGGGCGGCCGGCTCGGCCATCCTGACACCCGGCGGGCGGCTGCTGCGGCGCTCGGCGGGCAGCGCGGACCTGCCCGCCCTCTTCGCCGCCCGCTTCTCCCTCGCCCACGGCTGCTGGCTGCTCACCTACCCCCTCGCCGGCTGGACGGCCGCGCGCGCCGGCCTCGCGGTCGCGGCCGGCGCGCTGAGCGTCGTCGCCCTCCTCGGGGCCGTCGCGGCGGTACGGCTCTGGCCCCGCTCGGACCCGGACGAGCTGGAACACCTCCACCCCGAGCTCGCCCCCGACCACCCGCACCCAGGGGGTGTCCGGCGGACCAGGGCCGGGTCCGCGACGCCTGGCACGGCACCTCGCCGCGTTGCCGAAAAGCCCCAATAG